GGGTCTTGTTTGCTGCAGTCCATGAGCAGAACCACCCACTCAGAGCCACGTGTTGCTGCTGGTGCCCACAGGGACCTCAGCGTGGATGCAGGCCTGACTCATGCCCAGTTCCAGGTGCGGCCGGTGCCCCAGCCCTATCAGCATTACTTGGCTACACCTCGGATGCACCATTTCCCCAGAAGCACATCCTCAACCCAGATGGTAAGTGAAACACTTTTACTGAGAAATGTTTTATGCATTGTCTGCCAGAAAGCAGTCAAAATAAAGGCTGCTATCTTTCTATCACCTGTCTTTTGCAAATCCCACTTATCTCCGGCCGTGGGAGGGAGTGTCTGAAAGGATAATGTTGCATCACTGCACTGgattagagaaagaaaagaaaagctcagCTGTTGTGGAAGGATTCGGTCCATCGCTTGCAGCACCACGTTCACAAGCTGGTCTGCAAAACATGGGCAGGATGTGAGAGACTCAGCagttaatattaataatattattaatacTGGAAGGAACTGTGGTCTCCCCGGAGTTTTTGTATGCAGAAGGATTGGCAGTGGGTGACTGCCTTCCCTGGTGTCCACCCCGAGGACCATCCCTCCTCATGTCATTGTTCTTTACATCAGCTTTGATGCCACCTGTAGAGGTTTTACATGACCTCTTGCATAGGTGGAGGTGGGATTGATGAGAAGACAGGCTGAGTGGGGTAATTTTCTACCCCTCCTCCTAGCAGGGTGCTGTATTTGGAGTTAAGTCATGCCAAGCACTGCTAATCCTTAAAACGTCCTCAGAAATCCCATGAGGGTGCTTTCCCCCTGTCTCATAGTCAGACCCTGACACCTGTATAGTAAAGCtagccttaaaaaaaacccaaaaaaacccaaccaaagcttgaatgaacagaaatacacctatttaaatgaaataaaatttaattataatcTAATCCATGTTGGGAGTTTGGAACCATGATGTTATAGATGATACAGGAATTATTATAACAGTTTATTTGGAAGAAATGCATGTTCTTAGATATAATTTATGGGAAATGTATTTgataaaatctcttttttttgttatcaAAAGGCTTAAATTGATGAAAGTATCAATCTACTCTtccaatttgaatttttaaagcattagATTTACATCAGGACACACAAGGGTTTTCTGCAGGCAAGTACAGGTggctttattttcctccctCGCTTTTTTCAGGTTGTTCATGAAATCAGAAATTACCCTTACCCTCAGCTTCAGCTGCTTGCTCTTCAGGGACTGAACCCAAGCAGGCACACATCCGCTGTGCGGGAGAGCTACGAAGTATGTATCTGGAGACTGGAATTATTATGTTTTAAAGTGCTGTGAATTTATGGAAGCCCTGGTATAAAGTTATAAGATGGTTTTTTGTGGTGTGGCAATTGCAGTGAGCCTTTCATAAATTTTAGTAATGACTGGGAAGTGACAGGGTTAAGTTTGGTAAAAGATGGTTTAGTCCAATGTGGCTGGGTCTGGCttgggctggctctggctcctTTCATGCCTGTGAACACAAGTGGTCCAGATCTATGGGGTTTTGTTTCCCAGCCTGTCAAATGAAGCTCAAACTCCACCCTAATTTATGAAATATTGTATATCCAGCTCTTTGCCTCGAGCTCTTAGTTATTATCCCAAGTGCCAGGGGTCAGATCCATCATGGCTGATTTGGGTTTGATGGACATTCCCACTGAAGATAGGACAGGAGGGAGCCTCGGTTGCCAGCAGGTATGGTGGTGTGGGGGGACCTGGTGCCTTGGGAGCAATGGGCATGGCATTTCCTgatgtttctgtgctgcaggagctgctgcagctggaggacaGGCTGGGCAGCGTGAGCCGGGGCGCCGTCCAGAACACCATCGAGAGATTCACCTTCCCCCACAAGTACAAGAAGGTGAGTGCCCTGAAACACAGCatggctgccagctcctctcagTCAGCCAAGGCAGAAGGAAGGACTTTGGTGGGTCACAATCCTCAGGGCTGGCAACCTGGCATTATCAAACCATCCCCAAGGCGGGGGAGGAATGTAAAACCCAGCTTTAACATCCTGCAGGGCTCCCGGGGCGGGAGCTGTGGCATAGCTCAGCTGCCTGTTTCTCACTTCTAGGCTAGGAAGCTGTGGGCCAAATTTTCAAAAGGGTCTCAACCTTCTCCCACCCTATCCTATGGATAGGAATGGATGtgtggggaaagaggaaaagagggagcTGACAGGCTAAGCACTGCCCTGTGGTGTGCAGCATAGGGCTGGGCCAGTGGCCAAGCTGGCATGGGCACAGTGGTTGCTcttcctggcagtgctggcaccaTGAGCTTTGGGGTCTCCCCAAGAAGAAACCTCCAGCAAAGGAGACCATGGGGCCATCCCCACTGCAAGGAGGCGGTGGGGGGCTGTATTAGGGCAGCAGAGGACAGGCTACTCCTTGGGGTACTGCTACCAGCCtcactgccaccagccccaggaggagACATGCAACCTGCAGCATTTTGGTGGCACACTCATCTCACTGgctgtcctggctgggctggcttcCCCCAGCTGGAAGATCTGGCTGATAGATGGAGATCTTATTATTTATCTCCCTGCAATTACCCAGGCTTGGGAGATCATTAGAAAGGCAAGGTCTAACCAAATGATGTCTTTGACCTTGCTGCAGAGAAGACCACAAGAAGGCAAAGCTGAGCAAGACGATGGTGAGGAATCAGATACCGACGAGAAATGCACAATCTGTCTGTCCATGCTTGAAGATGGAGAGGACGTCAGGTGAGATCCTTCCatcccctcctctgcctctcagTGCCATCTGAGTTGTGTTTATTTGGATTAATACAGCTGTACAGTGGTGGGGTTGTCTCTGTTCTTGTCCTGAGAAACTCACCTGGGCTGTTGTAGGGTCTGGGAACCCAAATGCTTTGCAGACGGACATTGGTACAGCCCGTAGGCAggaggagccctgcagcagcagggggtCAAGTTTTTATAGTGTTTCCTGGGTTTGGATCATCTGCttccaggctgtgccagctgggcaggTGGCAAAGTGTCAGAGAAGGGTAGCTCAGACTGAGCTCTGACAACCATCTGGAGCTTGGGGTCATCAACTCTGAGCCTGACAGATGACCAAAGTATGAGAAAAAGTGGTGTTAGTGTGAAGTCCAGGACAGTTGGGCTTGTGCCCAAGACACAGCTGCTTTATTGTAGAATAAGTAGGATTACTCTGCCCACATGGCCACAGACAACCATCCCCAGCCAAGAGAACTCCAGTTGTCTCTAACAGGCATCCCAGGCTGTTGACTGGGTCAAATCTCTGCTTGTGACAGAGAATGGAGATAAGAAATTGCAAGGAGCTGAGCTAGCATGGCTGAAGGGACAGCAGGTGAGAAGTACCCAGGTCTGCTTCTCACCCTTGGATTGTCAATAAAAGCCCTGATCCTTTTGCTGTGGGTTCTTGTGGTTCAAGGTTCCCCCGCATCCCAAGGGTGATACATGATGACTGGCAGAGGTGATGTAGGTAAAACGTGGCCAGGTTCCCCGGGCACATCCATGCAGGAACAGTGTGGACCCACCTGACTGCTAATGTGACAAAGCCATGAAGAACTAAGAGGCCTTGGAGTATAATCTTGCTCCTGAAAGGTTAAAAATTATCAGCCAGCACAATTAATAACTCAGTTCAGGATGGTGTGGGGGTTTCTAACAGGCCAAGGAGGACACTGTCTCCAGCCCATTGCCCTGCgtggctgggagaggctgcaggaccTTGGTGGCAATGGTGTCACCCATGTGTTTCCCATGTTCAGAACAGCCCCAGATGCTGTTATTCAGCTCTCCTTGGACCTGCTCCATCCTTACAgtgctctttttctctctgcaggcGGTTGCCCTGTATGCATCTCTTTCACCAAGTGTGTGTGGACCAGTGGCTGGCCACCAGCAAGAAGTGCCCGATCTGCAGGGTGGACATTGAAACACAGCTTGGCTCGGACAGCTGAAAAGACTAGCTGGACACACCATTTTCCTTACCAGGTCGTATGGCCATAAGCCCTTGCAGCAAAATTTTTTGCCTTCTGAGCCATTTGATTGAGAGGGGAAGTCTGGAGGCACGTTAGTGAGGATAAAGGTGGTGGTGATACAATATCTAGTAGTAGGAGATGTTGCACATATATGCAGGATACAGGCCCAGTGAAAGGGAGCTGGCATTCCCGGAGCTCAGAGACCCCGTGCTGCAGAAGAATTTAGTGTTGAATATGAAGGAACTAGTTGTGGTAGTCCGGCCTGTCAATCCTGCTTTTCATGGGGATTGTATATATACCTCTCAAATATGTAGAAACATGTTAGGGGTCCTTTAGCTATTTCTTTGGATGGCAACTGGAGCATGTTAGCTTAAGAAATGTTGTGTTTGATGCCCTACTCATCTTGTGGTGGACATGTTGCTGTTACCTAATTTGcaccaaatattttttcatagaTTCCTTATTTTGGTGCCTGATTAATACATTGCAGAGGGGGAATAAAGGGGGAAATTCCCATCCTCGGGGtgggggaaagaagaggaaaagcaaaatcctGTTTACAGTCAGAAGGGTTTGTGCTCTTTGCCTCAGCCGCGTGTGCTTCTTTCCCTGGCATTTACAGTGTGTTGCAAATTTAGAGAagcttaataaaaataaaaattggggATAAAATGAACGAAGCAATAGGGAAAAGCTTCGTTCCTGCTTGTCTGCTGGTGCTGGACACTTTCTGTAGCGGCACAGTATTTGAGTAGATgctgtttctttgctttctgtaatTTAACAAAGTAGCTTGTCATGTCAAAATCCAAGGAAGTTCTGTCCACCTGATTGCAATTGTCCATGATGCTTTCTTCTGTGAGTTGTGCAGCTGGTTGGCTTCGCCAGCACCGCTCCAAGCGATGGTTACGGGAGCCGGCGCCTACCGCTGTCCTTTGGGGGTAATAAGGCCAGAAAGATGTGGGAAATGTCAACTCTTCTCCCGTGACTAAAGCATCTCTCGATAACGCGACGGAAGAAAACTCGATGCTCGCAAGACACTGCCGAGACCACGAGCCCTTGGCaagaggaggggaaggcagggcGGAGGTGGAGCTGACACATGCGTGTGTGTGCCAGGCTGCATCCACACGGAGTAACCAGGGGCTGTTAAAATGAAACTTAATCACATTAACACTCAAAACAGAATTAAGAGGCTATGCCCAAAGGGATGAGCTGTTATGATCTACGCTccccttggaaaaaaaaaaaaagacctcaGCCCACCAACCACAGGGATTGGGCGGAAAATCCTCGGGAAGACTGACATTCACAACCAAAACctgtagttttcttttttttttttttttcttcttctttttatttttttctttcatactaatggagaaagagctgcaggggaaTTAAAAACATAATCTATTGAAAGTGTTGGTGTAGTGGGAATGATTTCTGACTCCCCTGAGCATCTGTTTCACTGGAGAGAAATGCTCTCCCAAGTCGATTCAATCATAAACTATCATCTGAGAAACTGCAAGATTCTCATGAGCTGTAACTGGAAAATACCAGCCTCAGAGGCAAACAGagatttccctgtttttcccagtgagagaggggagagaaggagggaagcCCCATGTGAGGGTGCAGGAGCCTCTCAAACAGTGTGCCCATGCAGGTGGGAGGGAGTGGAAGGGGACAAATGGTGACATATAGAGAAGACATAAGGGagaaattcttggctgtgagggtggggaggcccaAAGgaccctggaagtgttcagggaTGACAGCTGTAGtgacctggtctagtggaaggtgttcctcCCTTCATAGGGGctttggaacaagatgagctttaaggtccctcccaacacaaaccattccatgacttTATGACACATTTGCCACCCAGCACAAGTGACAGCTTCTTGGGGAATGTGGTGGTCCCAGCCCTGATGTCCATGGGTCAAGGAGTGGCCCGTGGACACCTATGGGTCCTGTTCCATCAGCATTGAAGCAGAATTAcaaataatactaataatactAATACCATGACAAGCAAAGCAAGGCTTCGGTGGTAAAATACACTTTGAGCAGGTTTGGTCTGCTCAGGTGTGACCTGGAGGGGAGAAGCAGGGAGAGTAATGGGGGCATTGATACCCCCACTGGGTGGGGAGGGAATGAAGAATGCTTCTGGATcgtttgttttcttttaaagcctATGAGAAAGTGTTACTATTTGCCTAATAAACAAGcacagtttttaaataaaaaaaatagatcaaactttaaaaaaaaaaaaataaaaagccaaacgaaaaaacaagcaaacctTTGGTGAAGAAAAGCACCAAACTCCCATGGTCTTGTGAGAATGACTGATACCAAGGTGTGTGCGAATTTACAGTGTCTGGAGTTATATTGGTGTGTCAGGTTCCTTTGCGTTTAAATAATTTGTACAAGTAGGTTGCGAGTTAGAAtgagtttaaaaacaaatcaaaatgaacatctacaacaacaaaaagaatcTAGAAACAAAACATCAATAGTTTACAGGGTTTTGTGAGTTTAAATGCCTTATATTTAACAATCATAATTTATGACTAACTTGTAGATATTGTGGGttcttatttaattatttttatagttgtttttttgcatttttaattataatttatttatttagaaattactactaattttttttattactccTATTACCTCATTTTTGCATTGTTTCTGGGAATGGAATGCTTTGCATGCATCggtacttaaaataaaattaaacaggGGATGTGGGGGGTAATGCTTATCTtgtcaaaaacaaaaaaaaaaaaaaaaaaagagaaaaaaatcagggtGTGTGATTACAAACTGTATTACTGTGGTGCTGTTACCTTGGATACATTCCATAAAAATGCAAACCTTTCATTCTGTATGCTGTGACATAGTGGAAAACTGCAATATAGTGACTGTGTTTAGCACATATATATGAATATTATTTGCACTCATAATCAAACTCTGGTGATCCTTTCACTTGTGTCCTCGCGCATTGAAGGCGGTTAATGACACTCTgcataaaaccaaaatgttttggTTGTTTCTTGGTACTGCCCTGTCCCTGACACCtctggtgatgctgctgctgctgctgcttgtgtgACCCTGCAATAACACCCAGCAGGCCCCCACTGCAAGGCTGTGCTTGGGGCAATGCATGCCTTTAGTGCAAGACCCTGCAAATTGTGTCAAAAGCCGAGGAAGGAAGCCCAGGTGTGGTGGCTCTGTAATTTTTGGCGTCTATCGGTGCTTGGTTTGGCTCTTGTCACCCTCTGTGTGTGCGCCCAGCTGGGATGAAGGAGGCAGTAGGGTGAGCCTGAGCTTGGAGGCAACGTAACTGAGGGACTCAGTGCAGCTTTTAGGGGTTGACTTCTTTGCTCAGAGGCTAGGaaggctctggcacaggtttcccagagaagctgtatctgccccatgcctggaagtacccaaggccaggctggatggggcttggagcagcctgggatagtggaaggtggcCCTGCCCGTGGCAGAGGTTGGAaggagatgagctttaaggtcccttccagcccgaacgattctgtgatcctgtgacaCTGTGTCCAGCTGAGAGTGGTTGGGATGGACACGGGATCCATTTGCCATCTCTTTGCAACGTCTGCCATCAGCACTGGCTGTAACTCAGCTCTGAGAAATGCATGACACTGACTTTGCCCAGTTGATCTTATCCCTCCTGTACAGGAGGGAGCCTCAATTCGGAGCTTTTTAATCCAGTGTAGAGCTGGGAcctgccccagagccctccTGTCCCCAAGAAGGGGGTCAGCCCCAAACTAACATGGCCAAGCATCCCCATCCTGccatggctgctctgctcttgcaATGTGTTGCCCTTTCCCCAAAGGCTCCTGAGTACCACCTGTTCCAGCTTTGCCAGAAGGCTAGAGAACCTTTGATAGCATTTTAAGCTTTAAGCCATAACCATGCCCGGTCAGTGCAGACATTCAGCCGTGTACAGACAGAAGTGGGGTTTGATGCATGTGCCCAGCCAGTAGCCATCCTCCCCACAAAAAAGCTTTGGATAAAATTCTCAGTTGGGTTAGAAAAGGCACAAAATCACAGtaccttaatttttttctctctatccCTTCAGGGTGCTGCGCTGCTTTGTTGACTTTGCCTTACCCCGGGTTTTAAACCTGTCTGTGTTTTTTACCTTGCTGCTCTGTAACACTCCTCCCTTGTAGCCTGGAGCTGTGATTTTGAgctgtgtggggacaggggggttGGTTGTCCTCCCCCTCAAAGTCACTGTAAGAGGGATAAGCAAAACAAGGAGTGAGTAAACAAAACCCCCTCTCCTTTAATGACCCGGGCAGGTGAAAGGATCACCCACATTTTTGTATTCCTACTGCTGTTCTGTTGTGCTGTGCAACATTTTGCTACATAGACTATTTTATAGAAGAAagctagaaaaatatttattattaatattaaagcAATAGTGCattgaagaaatggaaagacaTTAGAAATTGTGTAAATGCTTAGATTCActtttggtggattttttgtACTTTATTTATAACTAATAAAACAAACCACATTGCTAACTATAAACCTGT
Above is a window of Oenanthe melanoleuca isolate GR-GAL-2019-014 chromosome Z, OMel1.0, whole genome shotgun sequence DNA encoding:
- the ARK2C gene encoding E3 ubiquitin-protein ligase RNF165; protein product: MVLVHVGYLVLPVFGSVRNRGAPFQRSQHPHATSCRHFHLGPQPQLSADFALPHAVQPQPGLAPHMAPAHQHSGPLHQPLAPVPALPFQDVAGPSFLPQALHQQYLLQQQLLEAQHRRLMPHPRRAQERMSVQPHRLHPSFDFSHQLQTPQPMGPQPRYLAEGTDWDLSVDAGLTHAQFQVRPVPQPYQHYLATPRMHHFPRSTSSTQMVVHEIRNYPYPQLQLLALQGLNPSRHTSAVRESYEELLQLEDRLGSVSRGAVQNTIERFTFPHKYKKRRPQEGKAEQDDGEESDTDEKCTICLSMLEDGEDVRRLPCMHLFHQVCVDQWLATSKKCPICRVDIETQLGSDS